One Citricoccus sp. K5 DNA window includes the following coding sequences:
- a CDS encoding acyl-CoA dehydrogenase family protein: protein MPTSQNPQLAAVGTILTDDLLAGIRDRAPGFDETNAFPQQDLEVLREAGYLGALAPTAAGGLGWDVSTVVAAQRVLAMHAPATALAVNMHQIWNAVAFVLGRQGDDSLGFIHRESAAGEVFAFGISEAGNDAVLFDSDTMAEPQGDGSYRFTGTKIFTTLSPVWGRLGIFGKTPDGGQLVFGFLDRSAGGWEADASSWDMLGMRATHSHTTRLQGALVPADRIVRHIPTGPNADPLTFGIFASFLTLVAAVYTGMGDRAVELATQSLARRTSKVSGRALSQDPVLRYKTGEAALRQLAVDTHLRSVAADIDAGADLGAEWFPRLVANKTMAVRTAKAQADFALEASGGASYHRGNELSRIYRDVMAGVFHPSDDESAHQTLANHLLGPVQGPEA from the coding sequence ATGCCGACCTCGCAGAATCCCCAGCTGGCCGCCGTGGGGACCATCCTGACGGACGACCTCCTCGCCGGGATCCGCGACCGCGCCCCCGGTTTCGACGAGACGAACGCCTTCCCGCAGCAGGACCTGGAGGTCCTGCGGGAGGCGGGGTACCTCGGGGCCCTCGCCCCCACAGCGGCCGGCGGACTGGGCTGGGACGTCTCGACCGTCGTCGCCGCCCAGAGGGTACTGGCCATGCATGCACCGGCGACCGCGCTGGCCGTGAACATGCACCAGATCTGGAACGCCGTGGCCTTCGTCCTGGGACGCCAGGGAGATGACTCCCTGGGCTTCATCCACCGCGAGTCGGCAGCGGGGGAGGTCTTCGCCTTCGGCATCTCCGAGGCGGGCAATGACGCGGTCCTGTTCGACTCGGACACCATGGCCGAGCCCCAGGGTGACGGCTCCTACCGGTTCACCGGGACCAAGATCTTCACCACCCTGTCCCCGGTGTGGGGCCGGCTCGGAATCTTCGGCAAGACGCCCGACGGCGGCCAGCTGGTCTTCGGCTTCCTCGATCGGTCAGCGGGTGGCTGGGAGGCCGACGCCTCCTCCTGGGACATGTTGGGAATGCGGGCCACTCACTCTCACACCACCCGGCTGCAGGGTGCCCTCGTCCCCGCCGACCGGATCGTGAGGCACATCCCCACCGGGCCGAACGCCGACCCGCTCACATTCGGGATCTTCGCGTCCTTCCTGACGTTGGTCGCGGCCGTCTACACGGGAATGGGGGACCGGGCCGTGGAACTGGCCACGCAGAGCCTGGCCCGGAGGACGTCCAAGGTCTCGGGGCGGGCACTGTCCCAGGATCCGGTACTGCGGTACAAGACCGGAGAGGCCGCCCTGCGGCAGCTGGCCGTGGACACCCACTTGCGGTCGGTGGCCGCGGACATCGACGCCGGTGCAGACCTGGGTGCCGAGTGGTTCCCCCGACTGGTGGCGAACAAGACCATGGCCGTCCGTACGGCCAAGGCCCAGGCGGACTTCGCACTCGAGGCCTCCGGGGGCGCCTCCTACCACCGCGGCAACGAGCTGTCCCGCATCTATCGCGATGTCATGGCCGGGGTGTTCCACCCCTCCGATGACGAGTCGGCGCACCAGACTCTCGCGAACCACCTCCTGGGGCCGGTCCAGGGTCCGGAGGCGTAG
- a CDS encoding DUF5703 family protein: MREQEITSGLESLEQRDHWEYLVMTVAPRDSVAEARRRVVEHAEYGKWELQRTVLYRGGARRYWLRRRIIRVRSTLAVRA, translated from the coding sequence ATGCGCGAACAGGAGATCACCAGCGGTCTGGAGTCGCTGGAGCAGCGGGACCACTGGGAGTACCTGGTGATGACCGTCGCCCCAAGGGACTCCGTGGCCGAGGCCCGGCGTCGGGTGGTGGAGCATGCTGAGTACGGCAAGTGGGAATTGCAGCGCACGGTCCTCTATCGCGGCGGCGCCCGGCGCTATTGGCTGCGCCGTCGGATCATCCGCGTCCGGTCGACCCTGGCCGTGCGGGCCTGA
- a CDS encoding undecaprenyl-diphosphate phosphatase codes for MNWLEAIILGLVQGLTEFLPISSSAHLRIVGEFLPGAADPGAAFTAITQIGTELAVLIFFWKDIVRIISRWFGSLVGKVERNDPDARMGWLIIIGSLPIAVAGLLFEDYIDTSFRSLWIVATMLIVFGLLLAVADALGRQTKPLEKLTLKDGILFGLAQMMALIPGVSRSGGTITMGLALGFTREAAARYAFLLAVPAVFASGFYKLFQALGEPGASAAYGMGETLVATLVAFAVGYVVIGWLMKFISTHSFRPFVWYRIGLGLLLYILLGFGVINA; via the coding sequence GTGAACTGGTTAGAAGCGATCATCCTGGGCCTGGTCCAGGGCTTGACGGAATTCCTTCCCATCTCGTCCTCGGCGCACCTGCGCATCGTCGGCGAATTCCTGCCCGGGGCCGCCGATCCGGGGGCGGCGTTCACCGCCATCACCCAGATCGGCACGGAGCTCGCGGTCCTGATCTTCTTCTGGAAGGACATCGTCCGGATCATCTCGCGCTGGTTCGGCTCCCTGGTCGGCAAGGTGGAACGCAACGACCCGGACGCCCGCATGGGCTGGCTGATCATCATCGGGTCGCTGCCCATCGCCGTGGCAGGCCTGCTCTTCGAGGACTACATCGACACCTCGTTCCGGTCCCTGTGGATCGTCGCCACGATGCTGATCGTCTTCGGCCTGCTGCTGGCGGTCGCCGACGCGCTCGGGCGGCAGACCAAGCCCTTGGAGAAGCTCACGCTCAAAGACGGCATCCTGTTCGGATTGGCGCAGATGATGGCCCTGATCCCCGGTGTCTCCCGGTCCGGCGGCACCATCACGATGGGCCTCGCCCTGGGCTTCACCCGCGAGGCCGCCGCCCGGTACGCCTTCCTGCTGGCCGTTCCGGCCGTCTTCGCGTCCGGCTTCTACAAGCTGTTCCAGGCTCTGGGCGAGCCAGGCGCCTCCGCCGCCTATGGCATGGGGGAGACCCTGGTCGCCACCCTCGTCGCCTTCGCGGTCGGCTATGTCGTCATCGGCTGGCTCATGAAGTTCATTTCAACCCACTCGTTCAGGCCCTTCGTCTGGTACCGCATCGGACTCGGCCTGCTCCTCTACATCCTGCTCGGCTTCGGAGTGATCAACGCCTGA
- the mshC gene encoding cysteine--1-D-myo-inosityl 2-amino-2-deoxy-alpha-D-glucopyranoside ligase has protein sequence MESWNTPLPARLPVQPDRLKIHDTSSQAERHPGNLAEASLYVCGITPYDATHLGHANTYVTFDLLNRYWRACGLPVTYVQNVTDVDDPLLERATATGVDWRDLAADQTELFRSDMEALNVLAPDHYVGATETVDWVVQSVEALVDNGTAYAVPGVDGGPDGDVYFSIDAAEAATDWTLGSIGRLGSEEMSAVFPDRGGDPERPGKRHPLDPLLWRVARPGEPTWDGRSLGAGRPGWHIECSAIARRLLPAPFTVQGGGSDLRFPHHEFSAAHATAADGKPLAGTFVHAGMVGYEGEKMSKSLGNLVLVSRLRQQGIEAVAIRAALLSNHYRADWEWTPELLRQAMDRVARWRQALGLETAEDGSAVLAAAHRALSHDLDAPAALTELDRWAERALDRNAVDQYSAAPSSDLSAPDVRTVANGLLGLML, from the coding sequence ATGGAATCCTGGAACACCCCCCTCCCGGCTCGCCTGCCCGTCCAGCCGGACCGGCTCAAGATCCATGACACCTCCTCCCAGGCGGAACGCCATCCGGGCAATCTGGCCGAGGCGTCCCTGTACGTCTGCGGGATCACGCCCTACGACGCGACCCACCTCGGCCACGCGAACACGTACGTGACCTTCGACCTGCTCAACCGCTACTGGCGCGCCTGTGGCCTGCCGGTCACCTACGTGCAGAACGTCACCGATGTGGACGATCCGCTGCTGGAACGGGCGACCGCCACCGGCGTGGACTGGCGGGACCTGGCGGCGGACCAGACCGAGCTGTTCCGCTCGGACATGGAGGCCCTCAATGTCCTGGCCCCGGACCACTATGTCGGCGCCACCGAGACCGTGGACTGGGTGGTCCAGTCCGTCGAGGCCCTCGTGGACAACGGGACCGCCTACGCCGTGCCAGGTGTGGACGGAGGGCCCGACGGCGACGTCTACTTCTCGATCGACGCCGCCGAGGCGGCCACTGACTGGACCCTCGGCAGCATCGGACGCCTCGGGTCCGAGGAGATGTCCGCGGTCTTCCCGGACCGCGGCGGTGACCCGGAGCGCCCAGGAAAACGGCACCCTCTGGATCCCCTGCTGTGGCGCGTGGCCCGCCCCGGCGAACCGACCTGGGACGGCCGCTCCCTGGGCGCCGGCCGGCCGGGTTGGCACATCGAGTGCTCCGCCATTGCCCGGCGGCTGCTTCCGGCGCCCTTCACCGTCCAGGGAGGAGGCTCGGACCTGCGTTTCCCGCACCACGAGTTCAGTGCGGCCCACGCCACCGCCGCGGACGGGAAACCACTGGCCGGTACCTTCGTCCATGCCGGGATGGTCGGCTACGAGGGCGAGAAGATGTCCAAGTCCCTGGGCAACCTCGTCCTGGTCTCCCGGTTGCGCCAGCAGGGCATCGAGGCGGTGGCCATCCGCGCTGCGCTGCTCTCCAACCACTACCGTGCCGACTGGGAGTGGACCCCTGAGCTGTTGCGGCAGGCGATGGACCGAGTGGCCCGGTGGCGCCAGGCCCTCGGACTCGAGACGGCCGAGGACGGTTCCGCCGTACTGGCCGCCGCCCACCGCGCGCTGTCCCACGACCTGGATGCTCCGGCCGCATTGACCGAACTGGACCGCTGGGCGGAACGAGCCCTGGACCGGAATGCCGTGGATCAGTACAGCGCGGCGCCCTCCTCGGACCTTTCGGCCCCGGACGTCCGGACGGTGGCCAACGGCCTGCTCGGCCTGATGCTCTGA
- a CDS encoding PAC2 family protein, translating into MAEMDGTPARQSGLRDHLAGMVSGRRPVVMVAAFEGWNDAGEAATSAIELLRRQWGAAAAGSLTDGDYYDYQFTRPTVVRDADGLGTLCWPQTRMFRVTDVEGLDIILVSGAEPSYRWQAFTAELLTHAAEQNVDAVIMLGALLADVPHTRPLPAKPSSADPELREALGAQRPTYEGPTGIVGVVTDTAARAGLPTVSVWATVPHYVSQAPSPKAELSLLRRIEDLVQVNLDLTPLVEDAEAWERGVNELAGEDPDVAAYVEQLERARDTEELPEASGEAIAQEFERYLRRRGRD; encoded by the coding sequence ATGGCAGAGATGGACGGAACACCAGCCCGGCAGTCGGGGCTGCGCGACCATCTGGCCGGAATGGTCTCCGGACGCCGGCCAGTGGTCATGGTCGCGGCCTTCGAGGGCTGGAACGACGCTGGCGAGGCGGCTACCAGCGCGATCGAACTGTTGCGCCGTCAATGGGGTGCGGCCGCGGCCGGCTCCCTGACGGACGGCGACTACTACGATTACCAGTTCACCCGACCCACGGTGGTGCGCGACGCTGATGGGCTCGGCACGCTGTGCTGGCCGCAGACGCGCATGTTCCGGGTGACCGACGTGGAGGGCCTCGACATCATCCTGGTGTCCGGAGCCGAGCCCAGTTATCGGTGGCAGGCCTTCACGGCCGAACTGCTGACCCATGCCGCAGAGCAGAACGTGGACGCCGTGATCATGCTGGGGGCGCTGCTGGCCGACGTCCCGCACACCCGGCCACTGCCGGCCAAGCCCTCCAGCGCGGATCCAGAGCTCCGGGAGGCCCTGGGCGCCCAACGGCCGACGTACGAGGGCCCGACCGGGATCGTCGGCGTGGTGACGGACACGGCCGCGCGGGCGGGACTGCCGACGGTGTCCGTGTGGGCCACGGTCCCCCACTATGTCTCCCAGGCGCCCTCCCCCAAGGCGGAATTGTCCCTGCTGCGCCGGATCGAGGACCTCGTCCAGGTGAACCTGGACCTCACGCCGCTCGTCGAGGACGCCGAGGCCTGGGAACGCGGCGTGAACGAACTCGCCGGTGAGGACCCCGACGTGGCCGCCTACGTGGAACAGCTGGAGCGCGCGCGGGACACCGAGGAACTGCCCGAGGCCTCTGGCGAGGCCATCGCCCAGGAGTTCGAGCGGTACCTGCGCCGGCGCGGCCGGGACTAG
- a CDS encoding HAD family phosphatase has product MPIRSSAGAPRPQDRPTTPMPEPGPGGEAVPAAVLWDMDGTLVDTEPLWNESQRALVEAAGGRWTTELAHGLVGQALDHGARLLQEAGVTLSVGEIIEHTMSDVVNGVRRSVPWRPGARELLTSLRDAAVPCALVTMSHAPLAAVVAESVPTGSLEFLVTGDMVLRGKPDPEPYVTALDVMARRHESLDRSGCVAVEDSMPGLLSATGAGLAVVAVPHVLALPDDPRWEKWTTLAGRTPRDLATVAARMSAAS; this is encoded by the coding sequence ATGCCCATCCGATCCTCCGCAGGCGCTCCGCGCCCCCAGGACCGCCCGACGACCCCGATGCCCGAGCCCGGCCCCGGCGGGGAGGCTGTGCCCGCAGCGGTCCTCTGGGACATGGACGGCACCCTCGTGGACACCGAACCCCTGTGGAACGAGAGCCAGCGTGCCCTCGTGGAGGCCGCCGGTGGGCGCTGGACCACAGAGCTGGCTCACGGGCTGGTGGGTCAGGCGCTGGACCACGGGGCCCGCCTGCTCCAGGAAGCCGGGGTCACGCTCAGCGTGGGGGAGATCATCGAACACACCATGTCGGACGTGGTCAACGGAGTGCGACGATCTGTGCCGTGGCGCCCAGGTGCCCGGGAACTGCTCACCTCGTTGCGGGATGCCGCCGTGCCGTGTGCCCTCGTCACCATGTCCCACGCCCCGCTGGCCGCCGTGGTCGCCGAGTCCGTTCCCACCGGTTCACTCGAGTTCCTCGTCACGGGGGACATGGTCCTGCGGGGCAAGCCGGACCCGGAGCCCTATGTGACGGCACTGGATGTCATGGCGCGCCGCCACGAGAGCCTGGACCGGAGCGGCTGTGTCGCGGTCGAGGACTCGATGCCCGGATTGCTGTCCGCGACCGGCGCGGGCCTGGCCGTCGTGGCGGTCCCGCATGTCCTGGCGCTGCCCGATGACCCACGGTGGGAGAAATGGACCACCCTCGCCGGCCGCACCCCCCGTGACCTCGCCACGGTGGCGGCGCGGATGTCGGCTGCCTCGTGA